One Labrus mixtus chromosome 12, fLabMix1.1, whole genome shotgun sequence DNA segment encodes these proteins:
- the trmt6 gene encoding tRNA (adenine(58)-N(1))-methyltransferase non-catalytic subunit TRM6, whose amino-acid sequence MEDSGDDDSAYRIKQGDYVVLKRGDIFKAVQIQPKKKVIFEKQWFFLDNAVGNLYSATFEIVSGALKLQKPKDSASSTDAKEVGTDNRNIKDDGKSQKLTRDDIEALKEKGLKGQEIIQQLIDNSSTFRDKTEYAQDKYIKKKKKKYENTVTILKPSCRILAMMYHGREPGKICHLRYDTLAQMLTLANIHANSKVLVFETCAGLVLGAVMERMGGYGSVIQMYPGGEPLRAGVESFGFPTHFHDMLHDFPICRVNALLAGTLATTVKDPSCADPKQPNLAAEEKKNQPQGEQQGNPEEQSMETNSAAAAAAVDDKEKDEQEKRREAKAQERKVKLEEKRKKLLSVAALLEGRNADGLVIASRFHPCPVLMGLLKFLSPSRPFVVYSQYKEPLIECYTKLKEQGGAINISLRDTWLRHYQVLPNRTHPVLLMSGGGGYVLSGTTAAMDRAKPASSQQAEEPAHKRPKLTDTE is encoded by the exons ATGGAGGACAGCGGAGATGATGACTCTGCGTACAGAATCAAACAGGGTGACTACGTTGTGCTGAAACGAGGAGATATCTTCAAAGCGGTGCAAATTCAACCGAAGAA GAAGGTGATTTTTGAGAAGCAGTGGTTCTTCTTGGATAACGCAGTGGGTAACTTGTACAGCGCCACGTTTGAGATTGTGTCAGGAGCTCTGAAGCTGCAGAAACCCAAGGACTCCGCGAGCTCTACCG ATGCAAAGGAGGTGGGCACAGacaacagaaacattaaagatGATGGAAAATCTCAGAAACTGACCAGAGATGATATAGAAGCACTCAAAGAGAAGGGTCTGAAGGGTCAG GAAATCATTCAGCAGCTTATAGACAACAGCTCAACGTTCCGCGATAAGACTGAATATGCCCAGGATAAGTACatcaagaagaaaaagaagaa GTATGAAAACACCGTGACGATTCTTAAGCCGTCCTGTCGCATCTTGGCTATGATGTACCACGGCCGGGAACCAGGGAAGATCTG CCACCTGCGCTATGACACGCTCGCCCAGATGCTGACTCTGGCGAACATCCACGCTAACAGTAAAGTGTTGGTGTTTGAGACGTGTGCTGGCCTTGTGCTTGGAGCCGTCATGGAAAGAATGGGGG GCTATGGCTCAGTGATCCAAATGTACCCAGGTGGGGAGCCCCTCCGCGCTGGTGTGGAGAGCTTTGGCTTCCCTACACATTTCCACGATATGCTGCATGATTTTCCCATCTGCCGTGTCAACGCTCTGCTGGCAGGAACTCTGGCCACCACTGTCAAAGATCCGAGCTGCGCTG ATCCAAAGCAGCCCAACCTGgctgcagaggagaagaaaaaccaGCCTCAGGGAGAGCAGCAGGGGAATCCAGAGGAGCAGAGCATGGAGACaaacagtgctgctgctgccgctgcagTCGATGACAAGGAGAAAGATGAGCAGGAGAAACGTCGAGAAGCCAAA GCTCAGGAAAGGAAGGTGAAGCTGGAGGAGAAACGGAAGAAGCTGTTATCCGTTGCTGCCCTGCTGGAAGGCAGGAACGCTGACGG GTTGGTCATAGCCAGTCGCTTTCACCCGTGTCCAGTGCTAATGGGCCTGCTGAAGTTCCTCTCACCCTCCCGCCCTTTTGTAGTCTACTCCCAATACAAAGAG CCTCTGATTGAGTGCTACACAAAACTCAAGGAACAAGGCGGTGCAATCAACATCAGCCTCAGAGACACCTGGCTCAGACATTATCAG GTGTTGCCTAACCGGACACATCCCGTGCTGCTGATGAGCGGGGGCGGGGGCTACGTCCTCTCAGGAACAACAGCTGCCATGGACCGCGCCAAACCTGCAAGCTCCCAGCAAGCTGAGGAACCAGCACACAAGAGACCGAAACTGACAGACACAGAATGA
- the fermt1 gene encoding fermitin family homolog 1 produces MTTAAEYGETSWELSVLVDQKTGDESMKFKLRVKGDLHIGGLMLKLVEKIKAPQDWSDHALWWEQRKCWLLKTHWTLDKIGIQADAVLRYTPQHKPLLLQLPNMKTVKMTVSFSSVVFQAVTEICRMLNIRRSEELSLLKPPDDPSKKKKKKDKNSAQDDIWDIDILSGGPGGTGPMYSKTMTATYDPENGMPVSATSLWFGENPLAESQPNLPPAELAKMYQSLSLVDKAVNNAGWLDSSRSLMEQDIQDEEKLLLRFKYNVFFDLNPKYDAVRITQLYEQGRWSILLEEIDCTDEEMLMFASLQYHICKLTMSSEPLDHSNEPEIDEVEAALSNLEVTLEGGLTDRILEDITDIPELADSLRLFRPKRLTLRPYKEYWFVFKDTTISYYKNKETSSGEPLEQFHLRGCEVVPDVNVTDKKFGIKLLLPVADGMNEVYIRCDNETQYAKWKAACILASKGKTMAYSSYKSEVKNIQSFLQMKSLAPPPGQAAPDIDAMEMNSECFVSPRYAKKHKTKQLTARILEAHQNIARLSLMEAKMRFIQAWQSLPEFGINYYIVRFKGCKKDEILGISYNRLIRIDMSSGLPVTTWRFANMKQWNVNWEIRQVTIEFDQNVSIAFCCLSCDCKVVHEFIGGYIFLSTRSKDQNETLDEDLFHKLTGGQE; encoded by the exons ATGACTACAGCAGCAGAATATGGAGAAACATCATGGGAGTTGTCTGTGCTGGTGGATCAAAAAACTGGAGATGAGTCCATGAAATTCAAGCTACGAGTGAAGGGAGACTTGCACATCGGAGGCCTCATGCTGAAGCTGGTGGAGAAGATCA aggcTCCTCAGGATTGGTCAGATCATGCCCTGTGGTGGGAGCAGAGGAAATGCTGGCTGCTCAAGACCCACTGGACCCTGGATAAGATCGGGATTCAG GCTGATGCAGTCCTGCGATATACACCCCAGCACAAACCCCTGTTACTGCAGCTGCCCAAtatgaaaacagtcaaaatgaccGTCAGCTTCTCCAGTGTGGTCTTCCAGGCGGTGACAGAGATCTGCCGAATGCTCA ACATAAGAAGATCAGAGGAACTGTCCCTGCTGAAACCTCCAGATGATCCctccaaaaagaagaagaagaaagacaagaacTCAGCACAGGATGACATCTGGGACATTGATATTCTCAGCGGGGGACCAGGAGGCACAG GTCCCATGTACAGTAAGACCATGACAGCCACCTATGACCCAGAGAACGGGATGCCAGTGTCAGCCACGAGCCTTTGGTTTGGAGAAAATCCTCTCGCTGAGTCACAGCCAAACTTACCGCCTGCTGAGCTGGCCAAGATGTACCAGTCGCTCTCACTAGTGGACAAAGCAGTCAACAACGCAGG GTGGTTGGACTCGTCTCGCTCTCTTATGGAGCAAGACATTCAAGATGAAGAAAAGTTGCTTCTTCGCTTCAAGTACAATGTCTTCTTTGACCTCAATCCTAAA TATGATGCTGTCAGAATAACGCAGCTGTATGAACAAGGGCGTTGGTCCATCCTGCTGGAGGAGATCGACTGCACGGACGAGGAGATGCTGATGTTTGCTTCATTACAG tatcACATTTGTAAACTGACGATGTCAAGTGAACCTCTGGACCACTCCAATGAACCAGAAATAGATGAAGTAGAGGCCGCCTTGTCCAACCTGGAGGTGACGCTTGAAGGTGGACTCACAGACAGAATTCtg GAAGACATTACAGACATTCCAGAGCTGGCAGATTCCCTCCGCCTGTTCAG GCCCAAAAGACTAACACTGCGGCCGTACAAAGAGTACTGGTTTGTTTTCAAGGACACAACCATATCCtactacaaaaacaaagaaacctcCAGTGGAGAACCCTTGGAGCAGTTTCACCTCCGAG GCTGTGAGGTGGTCCCTGATGTCAACGTGACAGACAAGAAGTTCGGCATTAAGCTCCTGCTCCCAGTTGCTGATGGTATGAATGAGGTGTACATCCGATGTGACAAT GAAACACAGTATGCTAAATGGAAAGCTGCGTGTATTCTGGCCTCAAAAGGCAAGACAATGGCCTACAGCTCCTACAAGTCAGAAGTGAAGAACATCCAGTCCTTTTTGCAAATGAAGAGCCTGGCGCCCCCTCCTGGGCAGGCAGCTCCTGACATTGACGCTATGGAGATGAATTCTGAATGTTTCGTTTCTCCACGCTACGCCAAGAAGCACAAGACCAAACAG CTAACAGCACGTATCCTGGAGGCCCATCAGAACATTGCACGGCTGTCACTGATGGAGGCCAAGATGCGCTTTATCCAGGCCTGGCAGTCACTTCCGGAGTTTGGTATCAACTACTACATCGTGAG GTTCAAAGGCTGTAAGAAGGACGAGATTCTGGGGATCTCATACAACCGTCTGATTCGTATTGACATGTCCTCTGGTCTGCCTGTCACCACCTGGAGGTTCGCCAACATGAAGCAGTGGAACGTCAACTGGGAGATTAGACAG gTGACCATAGAGTTCGATCAGAATGTGTCTATAGCCTTCTGCTGTTTGAGCTGCGACTGCAAGGTGGTGCACGAGTTCATTGGTGGTTACATCTTCCTCTCCACAAGATCAAAAGACCAGAACGAGACACTTGACGAAGATTTGTTCCATAAACTTACTGGAGGCCAAGAATGA